A genomic region of Eucalyptus grandis isolate ANBG69807.140 chromosome 5, ASM1654582v1, whole genome shotgun sequence contains the following coding sequences:
- the LOC120294122 gene encoding uncharacterized protein LOC120294122 → MTLTNSQDNSQLPERTGISIRAAVEPPKQDQMQNSLAPPSALAQGTSKPKIGSDGENITGLSSANLLPAFDKVESPDAVNVSANSASRNSEVPRGPLSKEPGSQLGALPGPNKQYVGSTGASGVHSVTSSSTGNRSSTEAALTNVAGSQLGALPGPNKQHVGSTGFSGEQSVTSSSTANHSSTEAALTNVAGRRMENLSRSNSIKNHEQGKKGDDPHPIKVDEEGNSISAVALRESSLSGVLENLEAKTTDTCPSGICEDVPESVSELLSTTDALSPDILELKCNGVGKALSLCHLKFLLVYRFLIIHRVLNNQFKMTPPRKMKFWIIRMLTGVN, encoded by the exons ATGACATTAACGAATTCCCAAGATAATTCGCAGCTTCCTGAGAGGACTGGCATCTCTATCCGAGCAGCTGTGGAGCCACCCAAGCAGGATCAAATGCAAAATTCCCTTGCTCCTCCTTCAGCTCTTGCACAGGGGACATCTAAGCCCAAAATTGGTTCTGATGGTGAAAATATTACTGGTTTATCTTCTGCAAATCTCTTACCTGCTTTTGATAAGGTTGAATCACCTGATGCTGTCAACGTTTCTGCGAATTCAGCATCTAGAAATTCTGAGGTTCCAAGAGGCCCATTGTCGAAAGAACCTGGAAGTCAATTAGGAGCATTGCCAGGGCCTAACAAACAATATGTAGGGTCGACTGGTGCTTCTGGGGTACATTCTGTAACCAGCTCTTCAACTGGCAATCGCTCTTCCACTGAAGCAGCTTTGACTAATGTCGCTGGAAGTCAATTAGGAGCATTGCCAGGGCCTAACAAACAACATGTAGGGTCGACTGGTTTCTCTGGGGAACAGTCTGTAACCAGCTCTTCAACTGCCAATCACTCTTCCACTGAAGCAGCCTTGACTAATGTTGCTGGAAGGAGAATGGAAAACCTTAGCAGGTCCAATTCTATCAAGAATCATGAGCAAGGAAAGAAAGGAGATGACCCACATCCAATCAAG gttgatgaagaaggaAACTCAATCTCAGCTGTAGCTTTACGGGAATCCTCTCTTAGTGGGGTGCTTGAGAATTTGGAAGCTAAGACAACTGACACCTGCCCATCAGGAATTTGTGAAGATGTTCCAGAGTCTGTAAGTGAATTGCTTTCGACGACTGATGCTCTCTCTCCTGATATTTTGGAACTTAAGTGCAATGGTGTTGGGAAGGCATTGTCTCTGTGTCATCTGAAATTTCTGCTGGTGTACCGGTTCTTGATAATTCACAGAGTTCTCAACAATCAATTCAAGATGACTCCgccgagaaaaatgaaattttggataataCGGATGCTGACAGGGGTGAACTAG